Proteins from one Mycolicibacter virginiensis genomic window:
- a CDS encoding AAA family ATPase, whose protein sequence is MRLHRLVLTNYRGVAHREIDFPDHGVVVVSGANEIGKSSMIEALDLLLESKDRSAKKDVKQVKPTYADVGAEVTAEISTGPYRFVYHKRFHKAPRTQLTIVEPRREQLTGDEAHDRVRAMLDQTMDTGLWQAQRVLQASSTAAVDLSGCDALSRALDVAAGDTATRSGTEPVLIERIDAEYARYFTGTGRPTGEWSSAIAALADADAEVARCAELLAEVDDRVHRHAELSEQLAYLTDEQAAADARHSTAQAAGAAITELRGQLRDAQLMATAAKATGAATDSALAERHRQRDELESRAAAISLLDHEIDIAAQAQAAADAEATAADAVAADAAQAVVAATERAASARRVVDQLAAQEEADRLADRIARLEATEGQLAVVAAELAQITVTEPILRRIEAASAACDRSEASLAAISATLELTAVADIDLTIAGEPTPLPGGQSWSATVTDGIEVDLPGLLRVLVRPGDSAREAGVKHAAAQAELADALAAAGVTDLAEARCADQRRRELLGSRDQLAAALAALRGDEEIEALRARLTRLRGEHGEIPTGITPEQARADRDQAEALRAQAATDCEALRRAAQETAARRTEAATRLTLLREKVAAQRGELEAVHQRLAAQRATVSDDELAATADSNVQALRTAEQRVTELSEQLGAAAPDAIDAELAAAQAAAQEVRARHAETTRALHEVEVELAVFGTQGRRGQLDAAQTAREHTAAEHDRIGRRARAAALLRSTMIRHRDDTRRRYVEPFRAEIQRLGAHVFGADFEVDVDTDLKICARTLGGRTVPYESLSGGAKEQLGILTRLAGAALVAKEDSVPVVIDDALGFTDPDRLEKMGAVFDAVGSNGQVIVLTCDPDRYRSVIDAHRIDLTA, encoded by the coding sequence ATGAGGCTGCACCGGTTGGTGCTGACCAACTACCGCGGTGTGGCGCACCGCGAGATCGACTTCCCCGACCACGGCGTGGTGGTGGTCTCCGGCGCCAACGAGATCGGCAAGTCCTCGATGATCGAGGCGCTGGACCTGTTGCTGGAGTCCAAGGACCGCTCCGCCAAGAAGGACGTCAAACAGGTCAAACCCACCTACGCCGACGTGGGCGCCGAGGTCACCGCGGAGATCAGCACCGGCCCTTACCGTTTCGTCTATCACAAACGCTTCCACAAAGCCCCCCGGACGCAACTGACGATCGTCGAGCCGCGCCGCGAGCAGCTCACCGGCGACGAGGCACACGATCGAGTCCGTGCCATGCTGGACCAGACCATGGACACCGGCCTCTGGCAGGCCCAGCGGGTGTTGCAGGCGTCGTCGACGGCGGCGGTGGATTTGTCCGGTTGCGATGCGCTGTCTCGGGCGCTGGACGTCGCCGCCGGCGACACCGCCACCCGCAGCGGAACCGAGCCCGTTCTCATCGAGCGGATCGATGCCGAGTACGCGCGCTACTTCACCGGGACCGGGCGTCCCACCGGCGAGTGGTCCAGTGCCATCGCCGCGCTGGCCGACGCCGACGCCGAGGTAGCGCGGTGCGCCGAGCTGCTCGCCGAAGTCGACGATCGCGTGCACCGGCACGCCGAGCTGTCCGAACAGTTGGCGTACTTGACCGACGAGCAGGCCGCCGCGGACGCCCGGCACAGCACGGCGCAGGCCGCCGGCGCCGCAATCACCGAGTTACGCGGCCAGCTTCGCGATGCACAGTTGATGGCCACCGCGGCCAAAGCCACCGGTGCCGCGACCGACAGCGCTCTCGCCGAGCGGCATCGGCAGCGTGACGAACTCGAATCCCGGGCGGCTGCGATCAGCCTGCTGGACCACGAGATCGACATCGCGGCCCAGGCGCAGGCCGCCGCTGATGCCGAGGCCACCGCCGCAGACGCCGTCGCGGCCGATGCCGCCCAGGCCGTGGTCGCCGCTACCGAGCGCGCCGCATCGGCCCGCCGCGTGGTCGATCAACTCGCCGCTCAAGAGGAGGCGGACCGGCTCGCTGACCGGATCGCCCGGCTGGAAGCCACCGAAGGCCAGCTCGCCGTGGTGGCGGCCGAGCTGGCGCAGATCACCGTAACCGAGCCGATCCTGCGCCGAATCGAAGCGGCGTCGGCGGCCTGCGACCGGAGCGAGGCGTCGCTGGCCGCGATCTCGGCGACACTGGAACTCACCGCGGTCGCCGACATCGATCTGACGATCGCCGGGGAACCCACCCCACTGCCCGGCGGCCAGAGTTGGTCGGCCACCGTCACTGACGGCATCGAGGTCGATCTGCCCGGCCTGCTACGTGTGCTCGTCCGCCCGGGCGACAGCGCGCGTGAAGCCGGCGTCAAACATGCTGCGGCACAGGCCGAACTCGCGGATGCCCTGGCGGCGGCCGGCGTGACTGATCTGGCGGAGGCGCGGTGCGCCGACCAGCGGCGCCGGGAACTGCTGGGCAGCCGCGACCAGTTGGCCGCCGCGCTGGCCGCGCTGCGCGGTGACGAGGAGATCGAGGCGTTGCGGGCACGGCTGACACGACTGCGCGGCGAGCATGGCGAGATCCCGACCGGGATCACACCGGAGCAGGCCCGCGCCGATCGTGACCAGGCTGAGGCACTGCGGGCGCAGGCCGCCACCGACTGCGAAGCCTTGCGCCGCGCCGCTCAGGAGACTGCGGCCCGTCGCACCGAAGCTGCCACGCGGCTGACGCTGCTGCGCGAGAAGGTTGCGGCGCAGCGTGGTGAGTTGGAGGCGGTCCACCAGCGTCTCGCCGCACAGCGGGCAACGGTCAGCGATGACGAGCTCGCGGCTACCGCCGACTCCAACGTTCAGGCGTTGCGCACCGCCGAGCAGCGGGTGACCGAGCTGTCCGAACAGCTGGGCGCCGCCGCCCCCGATGCGATCGACGCTGAACTCGCCGCAGCGCAGGCCGCGGCGCAGGAAGTGCGGGCCCGGCACGCCGAGACCACCCGCGCGCTGCACGAGGTGGAGGTCGAGCTCGCCGTGTTCGGCACCCAGGGCCGGCGGGGTCAGCTCGACGCCGCACAGACGGCGCGGGAACACACTGCGGCCGAACACGATCGGATCGGGCGTCGGGCACGCGCCGCGGCGCTGCTGCGGTCGACGATGATTCGTCACCGCGACGACACCCGCCGGCGCTACGTCGAGCCGTTCCGTGCCGAGATCCAGCGGCTGGGCGCTCACGTATTCGGCGCCGACTTCGAGGTCGACGTCGACACCGACCTGAAGATCTGCGCCCGCACCCTCGGTGGTCGCACCGTGCCCTACGAGTCGCTGTCTGGCGGCGCCAAGGAACAGCTGGGCATCCTGACCCGGCTGGCCGGGGCGGCGCTGGTGGCCAAGGAGGACAGTGTTCCGGTGGTGATCGACGACGCGCTCGGCTTCACCGACCCGGACCGGCTGGAGAAGATGGGCGCGGTGTTCGACGCGGTGGGCTCGAACGGCCAGGTGATCGTGTTGACCTGCGACCCGGATCGCTATCGCAGCGTCATCGATGCCCACCGCATCGACCTGACCGCCTGA
- a CDS encoding FAD-dependent monooxygenase, producing the protein MTGHQVVIVGAGPTGLMLAGELALAGVDVVIVERRDGHDLTGSRAGGITPRTIEILDQRGIVDRFLAQGRIGQICHFAWIMLDISDLPTRHNYTVGLPQYRVERTLADWVNELGVRIYHGRDVIGFAQDDSGVDVELSDGTTLRAAYLVGCDGGRSQIRKMAGIAFPGWDPTAICLITEGDLADEPPWGLHRDEVGIHSFFRLETGGPVRVMVTAPELESSEEPTPDDVSRALISRRGTDYGLHNVRWVRRFTDVTRQAERYRDRRVLLAGDAAHVHSPAGGQGLNTGVQDAVNLGWKLAQVLAGTSPEDLLDSYHAERHPVGARVLHNTMAQSTLLEPGPRVDALRDTIAELLSLDEPRRRIAAMMCGLDIHYDLGGGHPLVGRRMPDLEVSTPAGTVGVFTLLHEGRGALLNFGAPWDFDISPWADRVAALDADYDGPWELPVLGAVAAPDAVLIRPDGHVAWVGDGSAAGLGDALTTWFGAR; encoded by the coding sequence ATGACCGGGCATCAGGTGGTGATCGTCGGGGCCGGCCCGACCGGGCTGATGCTGGCGGGCGAACTGGCCTTGGCCGGGGTCGACGTCGTGATCGTCGAGCGACGCGACGGCCATGACCTGACCGGGTCGCGGGCGGGCGGTATCACGCCGCGCACCATCGAGATCCTCGACCAGCGCGGAATCGTCGACCGGTTCCTGGCACAGGGGCGCATCGGCCAGATCTGTCACTTCGCGTGGATCATGTTGGACATCAGCGACTTGCCGACTCGGCACAACTACACCGTCGGCCTGCCGCAGTACCGCGTCGAGCGCACCCTCGCCGACTGGGTCAACGAACTGGGTGTGCGGATCTACCACGGCCGCGACGTGATCGGCTTCGCCCAGGACGACTCCGGCGTCGACGTCGAACTCTCCGACGGCACTACGCTGCGCGCCGCCTACCTGGTCGGGTGCGACGGTGGGCGCAGCCAGATCCGCAAGATGGCCGGAATCGCGTTCCCCGGTTGGGACCCGACGGCCATCTGCCTGATCACCGAGGGCGACCTGGCCGACGAGCCGCCTTGGGGCCTGCACCGCGACGAGGTCGGCATCCACTCGTTCTTCCGCCTCGAGACCGGCGGGCCGGTGCGGGTAATGGTCACCGCGCCCGAGCTGGAGTCCAGCGAGGAGCCGACGCCCGATGATGTCAGCCGGGCCCTGATCTCGCGGCGCGGCACCGATTACGGGTTGCACAATGTCCGCTGGGTCCGTCGGTTCACCGACGTGACCCGGCAAGCCGAACGCTACCGGGACCGGCGGGTGTTACTGGCCGGCGATGCCGCCCACGTGCATTCCCCGGCAGGCGGGCAGGGCCTCAACACCGGCGTTCAAGATGCGGTGAACCTCGGCTGGAAGCTGGCTCAGGTGCTCGCCGGGACCTCACCCGAGGACTTGCTGGACAGCTACCACGCCGAGCGTCATCCGGTCGGCGCCCGCGTCCTGCACAACACCATGGCCCAGAGCACACTGCTGGAGCCCGGCCCGCGGGTGGACGCCTTGCGAGACACCATCGCCGAACTGCTCAGTCTCGACGAGCCGCGCCGGCGGATCGCGGCAATGATGTGCGGCTTGGACATTCACTACGATCTCGGCGGCGGTCATCCGCTGGTGGGTCGACGGATGCCTGATCTGGAGGTGTCGACGCCGGCCGGCACCGTGGGAGTTTTCACGCTGCTCCACGAAGGTCGCGGCGCTCTGCTGAACTTCGGCGCCCCTTGGGATTTCGATATCAGCCCGTGGGCTGACCGGGTAGCGGCGCTCGATGCCGACTACGACGGCCCATGGGAGCTGCCGGTGCTGGGCGCTGTAGCGGCACCCGATGCCGTGCTGATCCGACCGGACGGCCACGTCGCGTGGGTCGGCGACGGGTCAGCCGCCGGATTGGGCGACGCCTTGACCACCTGGTTCGGCGCCCGATAA
- a CDS encoding ABC transporter family substrate-binding protein, protein MTLTLRSPKSCARRVPGGRRVNGVVATVLAAGLALNGCAAVDITAPEGTATVGTASDINPQDPAKLRDGGNLRLSMTQFPPNFNPLHIDGNLAENAAMLKATMPRAFTIGPDGSATVDTDYFTSVELTGTNPQVVTYTINPKAVWSDGTPLTWKDIASQIHATSGADSGYAIATTNGAERVASVTRGVDDRQAVMRFAKPYAEWRGMFAGNSMLLPASMTGDPQTFNKAQLSKPGPSAGPFVLSTLDRTSQRITLTRNPAWWGRTPKLDTITYLVLDEAARMPALQNHTIDATGVATLDQLTIARRTEGIAIRRAPTPAWNHFTFNGAPGAILSDKALRLAVMRGIDRSTIAKVTQRGLTADPVPLNNHIYVAGQEGYQDNSAVVAYDPERAARELDELGWTLHGKFREKNGRPLVIRHLFYDASSTRQFAQVAQHNLAQIGVKLQLDAKAGGGFFTDYVNVGDFDIAQFSWVGDAFPLAGLNQISASYGEANFGKIGSPAIDAKIEETLEALDPALARARANEVDSLLWAEGFSLPLIQTTGNVAVRSSLANFGAPGLADLDYTVIGFLKD, encoded by the coding sequence ATGACGTTGACTCTGCGCTCACCAAAGAGTTGTGCGAGAAGAGTGCCTGGTGGACGCAGAGTCAACGGGGTGGTGGCCACCGTGTTGGCTGCCGGCCTGGCGCTGAACGGGTGCGCGGCAGTCGATATCACCGCACCCGAGGGCACCGCCACGGTCGGCACCGCCAGCGACATCAACCCGCAGGACCCGGCGAAACTGCGGGACGGCGGCAACCTGCGGCTGTCGATGACCCAGTTCCCGCCGAACTTCAACCCGCTGCACATCGACGGCAACCTGGCCGAGAACGCCGCCATGCTCAAGGCCACCATGCCGCGGGCATTCACCATCGGCCCGGACGGCTCGGCGACGGTGGACACCGACTACTTCACCAGTGTGGAGCTGACCGGCACCAACCCCCAGGTGGTCACCTACACCATCAATCCGAAAGCGGTGTGGAGCGACGGGACACCGCTCACCTGGAAAGACATCGCCAGCCAGATCCATGCCACCAGTGGCGCCGACAGCGGGTACGCGATCGCGACCACCAACGGCGCCGAGCGGGTCGCCTCGGTGACCCGCGGCGTCGACGACCGGCAGGCCGTGATGCGCTTCGCCAAGCCCTACGCCGAGTGGCGGGGCATGTTCGCGGGCAACTCGATGCTGTTGCCGGCCAGCATGACCGGCGACCCGCAGACCTTCAACAAGGCTCAGCTGAGCAAGCCGGGCCCCTCGGCCGGGCCGTTCGTACTGTCGACGCTGGACCGCACCAGTCAGCGGATCACCTTGACCCGCAACCCCGCCTGGTGGGGCCGGACTCCGAAGCTCGACACCATCACCTACCTGGTGCTCGACGAGGCCGCCCGGATGCCGGCGCTGCAGAACCACACCATCGACGCCACCGGGGTAGCCACCCTGGATCAGTTGACGATCGCGCGCCGCACCGAGGGCATCGCGATCCGGCGGGCGCCGACCCCGGCCTGGAACCACTTCACCTTCAACGGGGCACCCGGCGCCATCTTGTCCGACAAGGCGCTGCGGCTGGCGGTCATGCGCGGCATCGACCGGTCCACCATCGCCAAGGTCACCCAGCGCGGCCTGACCGCCGACCCGGTGCCGCTGAACAACCACATCTACGTCGCCGGCCAGGAGGGCTACCAGGACAACAGCGCGGTGGTGGCCTACGACCCCGAGCGCGCCGCACGCGAACTCGACGAGCTCGGCTGGACACTGCACGGCAAGTTCCGGGAGAAGAACGGTCGCCCGCTGGTGATCCGCCACCTGTTCTACGACGCATCGAGCACGCGGCAGTTCGCCCAAGTGGCCCAGCACAACCTGGCCCAAATCGGGGTCAAGCTGCAGTTGGACGCCAAGGCCGGGGGCGGCTTCTTCACCGACTACGTCAACGTCGGCGACTTCGACATCGCCCAATTCAGTTGGGTCGGTGACGCCTTCCCGCTGGCCGGGCTCAACCAGATCTCCGCCTCCTACGGGGAGGCCAACTTCGGCAAGATCGGCAGCCCAGCCATCGACGCCAAGATCGAGGAGACACTGGAGGCACTCGATCCGGCGCTGGCTCGCGCCCGGGCCAACGAGGTCGACAGCCTGCTGTGGGCCGAGGGATTCAGCCTGCCCCTGATTCAGACCACCGGTAATGTCGCGGTGCGCAGTTCGCTGGCCAACTTCGGGGCGCCGGGCCTGGCGGATCTGGACTACACCGTGATCGGATTCCTCAAGGACTGA
- a CDS encoding dipeptide ABC transporter ATP-binding protein: MSTLLEVSDLAVTFGAGRDAVRAVRGVSYHVDAGEVVAMVGESGSGKSAAAMAVMGLLPEYAQVSGSVRLQGTQLIGLGDTAMSKFRGASIGMVFQDPMSALTPVYTVGDQIAEAIEVHQPRVGRAAARRRAVELLELVGINRPEQRARAFPHELSGGERQRVVIAIAIACDPDLLICDEPTTALDVTVQAQILEVLKTARDVTGAGVLIITHDLGVVAEFADRALVMYAGRVVEAAPVEALYSDRRMPYTVGLLGSVPRLDAPQGTRLVPIPGAPPSLTAGIDAGCPFAPRCPLAADDCLAAEPELLSVGENHSAACIHTDQVIGRSAADIYGVRTEVPAAVAAETPTVLRVRDLVKTYPLTKGVLRRRAGEVRAVSRVSFELQQGRTLGIVGESGSGKSTTLHQILELAAPQSGSIEVLGADVAALKRDGRRALRRDLQVVFQDPVASLDPRLPVFELLAEPLRANGSDKAAIHARVAELLELVGLRRGDALRYPSEFSGGQKQRIGIARALALQPKILALDEPVSALDVSIQAGIINLLLDLQQQLGLSYLFVSHDLSVVKHLAHRVAVMYAGAIVEQGEADQVFRDPQHDYTRRLLAAVPHL, encoded by the coding sequence ATGAGCACCCTGCTGGAAGTCTCCGACCTGGCCGTGACGTTCGGCGCCGGCCGCGACGCCGTGCGTGCGGTGCGCGGCGTCAGCTACCACGTTGACGCCGGCGAAGTGGTGGCGATGGTCGGCGAGTCGGGCTCAGGCAAATCCGCGGCGGCGATGGCCGTGATGGGGCTGCTGCCCGAATATGCGCAGGTGTCCGGTTCGGTGCGCCTGCAGGGCACGCAGTTGATCGGGCTGGGCGACACCGCCATGTCGAAGTTCCGCGGCGCCTCGATCGGGATGGTGTTCCAGGATCCGATGTCGGCGCTGACACCGGTGTACACCGTGGGCGATCAGATCGCCGAGGCCATCGAAGTGCACCAGCCCCGGGTGGGCCGCGCTGCGGCGCGCCGACGGGCAGTCGAGCTGCTGGAGCTGGTCGGGATCAACCGGCCCGAGCAACGGGCGCGGGCGTTTCCGCACGAGCTCTCCGGCGGGGAACGGCAGCGGGTGGTGATCGCGATCGCGATCGCCTGCGACCCGGACCTGCTGATCTGCGACGAGCCCACCACTGCGCTCGACGTCACCGTGCAGGCCCAGATCCTCGAGGTCCTCAAGACAGCGCGTGATGTGACCGGTGCCGGGGTACTGATCATCACCCACGACCTCGGAGTGGTCGCCGAATTCGCCGACCGGGCCCTGGTGATGTACGCCGGACGGGTGGTCGAAGCCGCACCGGTCGAGGCCTTGTACTCCGACCGGCGGATGCCCTACACGGTCGGCCTGTTGGGTTCGGTGCCCCGCCTGGACGCCCCACAGGGCACCCGGCTGGTGCCGATCCCGGGCGCCCCACCGTCATTGACGGCCGGGATAGATGCGGGGTGTCCCTTTGCCCCGCGCTGCCCATTGGCCGCCGACGACTGCCTGGCGGCAGAGCCGGAACTGCTCAGCGTCGGGGAGAACCATTCCGCGGCCTGCATTCACACCGACCAGGTCATCGGGCGCAGCGCTGCCGACATCTATGGCGTGCGCACCGAAGTGCCGGCTGCGGTCGCGGCGGAAACCCCCACCGTGCTGCGGGTCCGCGATCTGGTCAAGACCTACCCGCTGACCAAGGGGGTGCTGCGCCGCCGCGCCGGCGAGGTGCGCGCCGTCTCTCGTGTGAGCTTCGAGTTGCAGCAGGGCCGCACGCTGGGCATCGTCGGCGAATCCGGCTCGGGCAAATCCACCACATTGCACCAGATCCTGGAGCTGGCCGCGCCGCAGTCCGGGTCGATCGAAGTGCTCGGCGCCGATGTCGCCGCGTTGAAGCGCGACGGCCGTCGTGCCCTGCGGCGTGACCTGCAGGTGGTGTTCCAGGATCCGGTCGCCTCACTGGATCCCCGACTGCCGGTGTTCGAACTGCTGGCGGAACCCCTGCGCGCCAACGGCTCCGACAAGGCCGCCATCCATGCCCGGGTCGCCGAACTGCTAGAGCTGGTGGGGCTGCGCCGCGGCGACGCGCTGCGCTATCCCTCGGAGTTCTCCGGCGGGCAGAAGCAGCGGATCGGCATCGCCCGGGCCCTGGCGTTGCAGCCGAAGATCCTCGCACTGGATGAACCGGTGTCCGCACTCGATGTGTCGATTCAGGCCGGCATCATCAACCTGCTGCTGGACCTGCAGCAGCAACTCGGATTGTCCTACCTGTTTGTGTCGCATGACCTTTCGGTGGTCAAACACCTGGCGCACCGGGTCGCGGTGATGTACGCCGGAGCGATCGTCGAACAGGGCGAGGCCGATCAGGTGTTCCGCGATCCCCAACACGACTACACCCGGCGTCTCTTGGCCGCGGTGCCACACTTATGA
- a CDS encoding ABC transporter permease, translating into MSTEIEFASRRTLVLRRFLRSRSAVGALGLLAVMFVGCYTLPGLLPYSYTDLDYDALLVPPGARHWLGTNALGQDLLAQILRGMQKSMLIGVCVALISTVIAATVGAISGYFGGWRDRVLMWLVDLLLVVPAFILIAIITPRTKNSGNIALLVLLLAGFSWMISARMVRGLTMSLREREFIRAARYMGVSSRRIIIDHVVPNVASILIIDTALNVAVAILAETGLSYLGFGIQPPDVSLGTLIADGTASAITFPWVFLFPAGVLITILVCANLAGDGLRDALDPDAATLRGR; encoded by the coding sequence ATGAGTACCGAGATCGAGTTCGCCTCGCGGCGCACCCTGGTGCTGCGCCGGTTCCTGCGCAGCCGCAGCGCGGTCGGCGCGCTGGGACTGCTCGCGGTGATGTTCGTCGGCTGCTACACCCTGCCGGGCCTGCTGCCCTACTCCTACACCGACCTGGACTACGACGCGCTGCTGGTTCCGCCCGGAGCTCGACACTGGCTGGGCACCAACGCGTTGGGCCAAGACCTGCTGGCACAGATTTTGCGCGGCATGCAGAAGTCGATGCTGATCGGGGTGTGCGTCGCGCTGATCTCCACGGTGATCGCCGCGACCGTCGGAGCGATCTCGGGGTATTTCGGTGGATGGCGCGACCGGGTGCTGATGTGGCTGGTCGACCTGCTGCTGGTGGTGCCGGCCTTCATCCTGATCGCGATCATCACCCCACGTACCAAGAACAGCGGCAACATCGCCCTGTTGGTGCTGTTGCTGGCCGGGTTCAGCTGGATGATTAGCGCCCGCATGGTGCGCGGGCTGACCATGAGCCTGCGGGAACGTGAATTCATCCGGGCCGCACGGTATATGGGCGTCTCCAGCCGGCGCATCATCATCGACCACGTGGTGCCCAACGTAGCGTCCATCTTGATCATCGACACCGCGCTGAACGTCGCGGTGGCGATCCTGGCCGAAACCGGTTTGAGCTACCTGGGTTTCGGCATCCAGCCGCCCGACGTCTCGCTGGGCACCCTGATCGCCGACGGCACCGCCTCGGCCATCACCTTCCCGTGGGTCTTCCTGTTCCCGGCCGGGGTGTTGATCACGATCCTGGTCTGCGCCAACCTCGCCGGGGACGGCCTGCGGGACGCCCTGGACCCCGACGCCGCGACGCTGCGAGGCCGCTGA
- a CDS encoding ABC transporter permease, with amino-acid sequence MTRFLAGRALNYLVLLGLASFLTFCLTSLAFAPLDSLMQRNPRPPQAVIDAKAAELGLDKPIPLRYAHWASHAVRGDFGVTVTGQPVSGELGRRVGVSLRLLVVGSLAGTAIGVVAGAWGAVRQYRLSDRVITMAALLVLSVPTFVLANLVILSALRVNWALGAQLFDYTGETSPGLITGFWPGLADRLQHLVLPSLTLALGAAASFSRYQRNAMLDVLGQDFIRTARAKGLTRRRALFKHGLRTALIPMATLFAYGVAGLVTGAVFVEKIFGWHGMGEWVVQGVATQDTNIVAAITVFSGGVVLLAGLLSDVIYAMLDPRVRVS; translated from the coding sequence ATGACGCGGTTTCTGGCCGGCCGGGCGCTGAACTACCTGGTGCTGCTGGGCCTCGCCTCGTTTCTGACCTTCTGCCTGACCTCCTTGGCCTTCGCGCCGCTGGACAGCCTCATGCAGCGCAACCCACGTCCGCCGCAGGCCGTGATCGACGCCAAGGCCGCCGAGCTCGGCCTGGACAAGCCGATTCCACTGCGTTACGCGCACTGGGCCTCGCACGCGGTGCGCGGCGACTTCGGTGTCACCGTCACCGGCCAGCCGGTCTCCGGGGAACTGGGCCGGCGTGTCGGAGTCAGCCTGCGCCTGCTGGTAGTCGGTTCCCTGGCCGGCACCGCGATCGGCGTGGTGGCCGGCGCGTGGGGGGCGGTACGCCAATACCGACTGTCGGACCGGGTCATCACCATGGCCGCGCTGCTAGTGCTCTCAGTACCGACCTTCGTGCTGGCCAACCTGGTGATCCTCAGCGCACTACGGGTGAACTGGGCGCTGGGCGCCCAGCTGTTCGACTACACCGGCGAGACCTCCCCCGGGCTGATCACCGGCTTCTGGCCCGGGCTGGCCGATCGGCTGCAGCATCTGGTGCTGCCGTCGCTGACCTTGGCGTTGGGCGCGGCCGCCAGCTTCAGCCGCTACCAGCGCAACGCGATGCTCGACGTACTCGGCCAGGACTTCATCCGCACCGCACGGGCCAAGGGACTCACCCGCCGTCGCGCGCTGTTCAAACACGGGCTGCGCACCGCGCTGATCCCGATGGCGACACTGTTCGCCTACGGGGTGGCCGGGCTGGTCACCGGAGCGGTGTTCGTCGAAAAGATCTTCGGCTGGCACGGCATGGGCGAATGGGTGGTGCAGGGCGTGGCGACTCAGGACACCAACATCGTCGCGGCCATCACGGTGTTCTCCGGTGGCGTGGTGCTGCTGGCCGGGCTGCTCTCCGACGTCATCTACGCGATGCTCGACCCGCGGGTGCGGGTGTCATGA
- a CDS encoding beta-class carbonic anhydrase, whose translation MTVTDDYLANNAEYAKTFTGPLPMPPSKHVAIVACMDARLDVYRVLGLNEGEAHAIRNAGGVVSDDAIRSLAISQRLLGTREIILIHHTDCGMLTFTDDDFKRSILEETGIRPTWSAEAFPDPVEDVRQSLRRIKASPFITQTTSLRGFVFDVATGKLDEVTL comes from the coding sequence GTGACCGTCACCGATGACTACCTGGCGAACAACGCTGAATACGCGAAGACCTTCACCGGTCCGCTGCCCATGCCACCGAGCAAGCACGTCGCGATCGTCGCCTGCATGGACGCCCGCCTCGACGTCTATCGGGTGCTTGGCCTCAACGAGGGCGAGGCGCATGCCATCCGCAACGCCGGGGGTGTGGTCTCCGACGACGCGATCCGCTCCCTGGCGATCAGCCAACGGTTGTTGGGCACCCGGGAGATCATCCTGATCCACCACACCGACTGCGGGATGCTCACCTTCACCGACGACGACTTCAAGCGCTCCATCCTGGAAGAGACCGGCATCCGCCCAACCTGGTCGGCCGAGGCGTTCCCGGACCCGGTCGAGGATGTCCGCCAGTCGCTGCGGCGGATCAAGGCCAGCCCGTTCATCACCCAGACCACGTCGCTGCGCGGGTTCGTCTTCGACGTCGCCACCGGCAAGCTCGACGAGGTCACGCTGTAG